One window from the genome of Rufibacter tibetensis encodes:
- a CDS encoding amidohydrolase family protein: MRKPFLLFLSLACGLSVMAQGQEDKKKWSVTETRGPSKQINISVSEGTWMNLDVSPDGREIVFDLLGDIYKLPITGGQATLLAGGPAYEVQPRFSPNGKQISFTSDKEGGDNIWVMDVNGANPKAMTKENFRLLNNGVWTPDGQYIIARKHFTEKRSLGAGEIWQYHIGGGTGMQLTKRKNEQQDVGEPWVSPDGKYVYFAEDMSGGTTFEYNKDPNGQIYIIRRVNRQTGEIENILGGNGSAMRPTISPDGKTLALVRRVRTKTVLYVHNLATGEERPVYDQLSKDQQEAWAIFGVYPNFDFTPDGKNIIVWAKGKLWNVDVAKSSAREIPFTASAQHSIAEAVKHVAKPEEVAPKQFTSKMIRNAVTSPDGKTLVFNAAGFLWKKQLPNGKPERLTNSTDFEFYPAFSPSGKEIVYSTWDDDKHGALYVLALNSKKPRKITQEKGFFTNPAFSPDGKQIVFQKDRGNDHQGHTFAKDPGIYVLSAKGGAATLVQKQGVLPSFNRDGSRIFFMAGEGDGVAFRSVDLNGNDVQTHFTSKYANQFVPSPDNQWIAWTELFNVYIAPFPAAGRGMELGADTKAVPVARVTRDAGTSVHWSADSKKVHWMLGEEYFTNDLKNRFKFVEGAVANIPPIDTTGIKVGLQLNTDVPQGKVAFTNARIITMKGNEVIENGTLVVDGNRIVAVGPAGSVQVPAGAKVIDAQGKTIMPGIVDVHAHLGTFRLGMSPKKQWSYLANLAYGVTTTHDPSSSTEMVYSQSEMVKAGHMVGPRIYSTGTILYGADGNFKAVVNSLDDARSHLRRLKAVGAFSVKSYNQPRREQRQQIIQAARELDMSVVPEGGSTFFHNMTMILDGHTGIEHNIPIAPVYSDVLQLWAASKTGYTPTLIVNYGGNSGEYYWYQKTKVWEKDRLLRFTPRAVIDGRSRRVTLVPDEEYDQGYIATSRTLKALTDKGVKVNLGAHGQLQGLGAHWELWMLQQGGMTNHEALQAATINGANYLGMDKELGSLEQGKLADLIVLDKNPLENIQNSESVRYTMVNGRLYDAETLTEIGNYNKPMGKFYWDNNTSTFDWHDDLNTRFYGIAGEACGCHGGTH; encoded by the coding sequence ATGCGTAAACCCTTTCTTCTTTTCCTCTCCCTAGCATGTGGCTTGTCGGTCATGGCGCAGGGGCAGGAAGACAAAAAGAAATGGTCTGTGACTGAGACTCGCGGACCATCCAAACAAATCAACATCTCTGTTTCTGAAGGCACCTGGATGAACCTGGACGTGAGCCCAGACGGAAGGGAAATTGTCTTCGATCTGTTGGGTGACATCTACAAACTGCCCATCACGGGTGGTCAGGCCACGTTGCTGGCGGGCGGACCAGCCTATGAAGTGCAGCCCCGGTTCAGTCCTAACGGCAAGCAGATCTCCTTTACCTCAGACAAAGAGGGCGGCGACAACATCTGGGTCATGGACGTGAACGGCGCTAACCCCAAAGCCATGACCAAGGAGAACTTCCGACTGCTGAACAACGGCGTCTGGACTCCCGATGGCCAGTACATCATTGCCCGCAAGCACTTCACCGAGAAGCGTTCGCTGGGCGCTGGCGAGATCTGGCAGTACCACATTGGCGGCGGTACCGGCATGCAGCTCACCAAACGCAAAAACGAGCAGCAAGACGTAGGTGAGCCGTGGGTATCACCAGACGGCAAGTACGTGTACTTTGCCGAAGACATGAGTGGCGGCACCACCTTTGAGTACAACAAAGACCCCAATGGGCAGATTTACATTATTAGACGGGTGAACCGCCAGACCGGCGAGATTGAAAACATACTTGGAGGGAACGGCAGCGCCATGCGGCCCACCATTTCACCGGATGGCAAAACTTTGGCCTTGGTACGCCGGGTGCGCACCAAAACAGTGCTGTACGTGCACAACCTGGCTACTGGCGAGGAACGCCCCGTGTACGACCAACTGAGCAAAGACCAGCAGGAAGCCTGGGCCATTTTTGGGGTGTACCCTAATTTTGATTTCACGCCAGACGGCAAGAATATTATTGTGTGGGCGAAGGGCAAACTCTGGAACGTAGACGTGGCTAAATCCAGCGCCAGGGAAATTCCGTTTACCGCTTCGGCGCAGCACTCCATTGCCGAGGCCGTAAAGCACGTGGCCAAGCCCGAGGAAGTAGCCCCTAAGCAGTTTACCTCTAAGATGATCCGCAACGCGGTGACCTCACCTGATGGTAAAACGCTGGTGTTCAACGCTGCCGGTTTCCTCTGGAAAAAGCAGTTGCCTAACGGTAAACCCGAGCGCCTCACCAACAGCACCGATTTTGAGTTTTACCCTGCGTTCAGCCCGAGCGGTAAGGAAATTGTGTACAGCACTTGGGACGATGACAAGCACGGTGCCCTGTACGTTTTAGCCCTGAATTCTAAAAAACCGCGCAAAATCACCCAGGAGAAAGGCTTCTTCACCAACCCGGCCTTCTCCCCAGATGGCAAGCAAATCGTATTCCAGAAAGATCGAGGCAATGATCACCAGGGTCACACCTTCGCCAAAGACCCGGGTATATACGTGCTCTCAGCCAAAGGCGGCGCAGCTACGCTGGTGCAGAAACAAGGCGTATTACCCAGCTTTAACCGCGATGGCTCCCGCATTTTCTTCATGGCTGGTGAGGGTGATGGCGTAGCGTTCAGAAGCGTAGACCTGAACGGCAATGACGTGCAGACGCACTTCACCTCTAAATACGCGAACCAGTTTGTTCCCAGCCCCGACAACCAATGGATTGCCTGGACTGAGTTGTTCAACGTGTACATCGCGCCGTTCCCGGCGGCCGGAAGAGGAATGGAATTAGGTGCTGACACCAAGGCTGTGCCTGTGGCCCGCGTTACCCGCGATGCCGGTACCAGCGTGCACTGGTCTGCAGATAGCAAGAAAGTGCACTGGATGCTGGGCGAGGAGTACTTCACCAACGATCTCAAGAACCGCTTCAAGTTTGTGGAGGGCGCCGTGGCCAACATTCCGCCAATTGACACCACCGGCATCAAAGTTGGCCTGCAACTAAACACTGATGTACCGCAGGGCAAAGTTGCCTTTACCAATGCCCGCATCATCACCATGAAAGGCAACGAGGTGATTGAGAACGGCACTTTGGTAGTAGACGGAAACCGCATTGTGGCCGTGGGGCCGGCAGGTTCGGTACAGGTTCCGGCCGGAGCTAAGGTGATTGATGCACAAGGCAAAACCATTATGCCAGGCATCGTAGACGTGCACGCTCATTTGGGCACCTTCCGGTTGGGCATGAGCCCTAAAAAGCAGTGGTCGTACCTGGCAAACCTTGCCTACGGCGTGACGACTACCCACGATCCGTCTTCCTCTACCGAGATGGTGTACAGCCAGAGCGAGATGGTAAAAGCTGGCCACATGGTAGGTCCGCGCATTTACTCTACTGGTACCATCCTGTACGGTGCCGATGGCAACTTCAAAGCCGTGGTGAACAGCCTGGACGATGCCCGCTCGCACTTACGCCGCCTGAAAGCCGTGGGCGCTTTCTCGGTGAAAAGCTACAACCAGCCCCGCCGGGAGCAACGTCAGCAGATCATACAGGCGGCCCGTGAACTGGACATGTCGGTGGTGCCCGAGGGCGGTTCTACCTTCTTCCACAACATGACCATGATCCTGGACGGCCACACCGGTATTGAGCACAACATTCCGATTGCGCCGGTGTACAGTGACGTGCTTCAGCTTTGGGCCGCCAGCAAAACCGGCTACACCCCTACTCTCATTGTAAACTACGGCGGTAACTCCGGTGAATACTACTGGTATCAGAAAACCAAGGTGTGGGAAAAGGATCGTCTCCTGCGCTTCACGCCAAGAGCCGTGATTGATGGCCGTTCGCGCCGTGTGACCCTGGTGCCTGATGAAGAATACGACCAAGGCTACATCGCCACCTCCCGTACATTGAAAGCGCTGACCGACAAAGGTGTGAAAGTAAACCTGGGCGCACACGGCCAGTTACAAGGCTTAGGTGCCCACTGGGAGTTGTGGATGCTGCAGCAAGGCGGCATGACCAATCATGAGGCGCTGCAAGCAGCCACCATCAACGGAGCCAATTACCTGGGCATGGACAAAGAACTAGGTTCCCTGGAGCAAGGCAAACTAGCAGATTTGATTGTACTGGACAAAAACCCGCTGGAGAACATCCAGAACTCAGAGAGCGTGCGCTACACCATGGTGAACGGCCGTTTGTATGATGCTGAAACCTTAACAGAGATAGGCAACTACAACAAACCCATGGGCAAGTTCTACTGGGACAACAACACCAGCACCTTTGACTGGCACGATGACCTGAACACCCGCTTCTACGGCATCGCCGGGGAAGCCTGCGGTTGCCATGGTGGTACCCACTAA
- a CDS encoding SusD/RagB family nutrient-binding outer membrane lipoprotein translates to MKRILYFCIPALLFTSSCVDSLDDYNINTKAATEVPGATLVTAAERSLTNIITSSSVNNNPFRFYAQYWAATTYPDESQYIIATRQVDRNFWDPLYRDVLRDLKEAKTIITANNLLDPKIKANQLASIEVLEVYAWSVLVNTFGDVPYSEALDITKVLPKYDDDAAIYADLVVRLDKAIGMFDATATGLGNADIIYSGNVPNWIAFANSLKLRMGMTLADVEPAKAKTMVEAAAPNVIKSNAQSADVTYLATTPNTNPVWLDLVQSGRADFVGANTIIDRMNTLNDPRRNDYFKPLANGTFKGGIYGASNDYSSNSAPGTMLESPTTPGMLLSYSEVEFLLAEAVERGFAVGGTAMSHYNAAITASILEWGGTEAEALAYIAQPSVNYLTASGNYKQKIGTQKWIALYNNPVEGWKEWRRLDAPNLVKPAQGISEIPLRLTYPTTEMNSNGENVKAASAAIGGNTVTSKIFWDKF, encoded by the coding sequence ATGAAAAGAATACTTTATTTCTGCATCCCAGCTTTGCTATTCACAAGCTCGTGCGTAGATAGCTTAGATGATTATAATATAAACACGAAAGCTGCTACTGAAGTACCAGGTGCCACCTTGGTTACCGCCGCAGAACGTAGCTTGACTAATATCATCACCAGCTCAAGCGTAAACAACAATCCGTTCAGGTTCTATGCTCAGTATTGGGCGGCTACTACTTATCCTGATGAGAGCCAGTACATTATTGCCACCAGACAAGTAGATAGAAACTTCTGGGACCCATTGTACAGAGATGTATTACGTGACTTGAAAGAAGCCAAGACCATTATTACAGCCAACAATTTGCTAGATCCAAAGATCAAAGCAAATCAACTGGCTTCCATTGAAGTATTGGAGGTATATGCCTGGTCTGTATTGGTAAACACCTTTGGCGATGTTCCTTACTCAGAAGCATTAGACATCACTAAAGTTCTTCCTAAGTACGATGATGATGCTGCTATCTACGCTGATCTGGTAGTACGTTTAGACAAAGCCATTGGCATGTTTGACGCTACTGCTACCGGCTTAGGAAACGCAGACATCATCTACAGTGGTAACGTTCCTAACTGGATAGCATTTGCTAACTCATTGAAGTTAAGAATGGGGATGACCTTAGCCGATGTGGAACCAGCCAAAGCAAAAACAATGGTAGAGGCTGCTGCACCTAACGTGATTAAGTCTAATGCGCAAAGCGCAGATGTTACGTATCTTGCCACTACGCCTAACACAAACCCAGTTTGGCTTGACTTAGTGCAAAGCGGTAGAGCTGACTTTGTAGGGGCAAATACAATCATTGATAGGATGAATACTCTGAATGATCCAAGAAGAAATGATTACTTCAAGCCATTGGCTAACGGAACATTCAAAGGTGGGATCTACGGAGCATCAAACGACTATAGTTCGAACTCTGCCCCTGGTACTATGCTGGAAAGCCCAACCACTCCTGGAATGCTACTTTCTTACTCAGAAGTAGAATTCCTATTGGCTGAAGCTGTAGAAAGAGGATTTGCCGTAGGCGGTACCGCAATGAGCCATTATAATGCAGCTATTACTGCCTCTATCTTAGAGTGGGGCGGTACTGAAGCAGAAGCCTTGGCTTACATTGCACAGCCTTCTGTAAACTACCTGACTGCTTCTGGAAACTACAAGCAGAAAATTGGTACTCAGAAATGGATAGCTCTTTATAACAACCCTGTAGAAGGTTGGAAAGAGTGGAGAAGATTAGATGCTCCTAACCTGGTTAAACCAGCTCAAGGTATCAGTGAAATTCCACTACGGTTAACGTACCCAACCACAGAAATGAACAGTAATGGTGAAAATGTCAAGGCTGCTTCTGCTGCAATTGGCGGTAACACTGTCACTTCTAAAATATTCTGGGATAAATTCTAA
- a CDS encoding SusC/RagA family TonB-linked outer membrane protein: MKKILLLVLFLFSVVLQEAAAQTRTITGRVTDASTGEGMPGVTVQLKGTTTAVPTDVNGGYSISVPASGGTLIFTFIGYTNQEIAIGTQSTVNARLATDAEQLKEVVVTALGAERTKNSLPYAAQQVEGEAITIARNPNAVNSLAGKVAGLNITQNNTMGGSTNVVMRGTKSITGNNQALFVVDGVPISNANTNTANQRTGRGGYDYGNAAADINPDDIESMSVLKGAAATALYGSRAANGVIMITTKKGRRGLGITMNNGMTVGIVDESTAPKYQKQYGAGYGKYYGPNRNMFFNQRDMNGDGVLDLVVPFTEDASYGAPFDPSLMVYQWNSLDPTSPTYRQATPWVAAENDPNYFFENAVSVNNSIILDGGNENANFKLGFTRNEDKGILPNSNLTKNMVNFAAGYTVSPKLTTNASINFSKINGLGRYGTGYSSFNPMQQFRQWWQTNVDVKEQKEAYFRNRQNVTWNTRSATDLRPIYSDNPYWVRYENYENDERYRYFGNVSATYKFADWFNLMGRITLDSYDEIQEERNAVGSTGVAAYSRFNRTAREFNYDLIANFNKMVSGGDISLSGLVGANIRRNYENSIFAQTNGGLVVPRLYSLSNSVSPLNPPSENEVRVGVDGIFASATVGYKETLFLDITGRRDKSTTLLSPNNVFYYPSIATSYVFSETLKETLPWLSYGKVRLNYAEVGNDAPALSIYDVYDKPAGWGSIPLFSVVGTKNNQNLKPERTKSIEAGLEMAFLQGKVGFDLTVYKTNTVDQILPVSVSTATGYNSTFVNSGEVENKGIEVSAFVSPIKTDDFSWTMNVNWSRNRNEVLSLYEGVQNISLSTYQGGMSSNATVGRPFGMLRGAGFVYKDGERVVNESGHYLRAPNTEIGDPNANWRGGVSNTLNYKGVSLYFLVDVRQGGDVFSLDNHYGYGTGLYEETTRNNDLGNPSRSPISEGGGVILPGVKEDGTRNDIRVENEEGLYGYVFMPQEYHVYDASFVKLREVSLGYTLPAVLMAKLKPFSSIDVSLVGRNLWIIHKNLPYADPEDGLSSGNLGQGYISGSYPSTRNLGFNVRFKF, from the coding sequence ATGAAGAAAATCTTACTTTTAGTTCTCTTTCTGTTTTCCGTGGTGCTGCAAGAAGCCGCGGCGCAGACAAGAACTATCACAGGAAGAGTGACTGACGCGAGCACTGGCGAAGGAATGCCTGGTGTGACCGTTCAGCTCAAAGGAACCACGACTGCCGTGCCTACGGATGTTAATGGAGGTTATTCTATCAGTGTTCCTGCTAGTGGAGGTACCTTGATTTTTACGTTCATTGGTTATACAAACCAGGAAATAGCAATTGGAACACAATCAACTGTAAATGCCAGACTAGCTACTGATGCAGAACAGCTAAAAGAAGTAGTGGTAACTGCATTGGGTGCAGAGAGAACGAAAAACTCACTTCCTTATGCTGCGCAGCAGGTGGAAGGAGAGGCGATTACTATTGCACGTAACCCCAATGCAGTTAATTCATTGGCTGGTAAAGTTGCTGGTTTGAACATTACACAGAACAACACTATGGGTGGTTCTACCAACGTGGTAATGCGTGGTACCAAATCAATCACTGGTAACAACCAGGCCCTATTTGTGGTTGATGGCGTTCCTATCAGTAATGCTAACACCAACACTGCAAACCAGAGAACGGGTCGTGGTGGCTATGACTACGGTAACGCTGCCGCTGACATCAACCCAGATGACATTGAGTCAATGAGCGTACTGAAAGGTGCTGCTGCAACGGCGTTGTATGGTTCACGTGCCGCTAACGGTGTGATCATGATCACTACTAAAAAAGGTAGAAGAGGTCTTGGGATCACCATGAACAATGGTATGACGGTGGGCATTGTAGACGAAAGCACTGCTCCTAAGTACCAGAAACAGTATGGTGCTGGTTACGGAAAATATTATGGTCCTAATAGGAACATGTTCTTCAACCAACGTGATATGAACGGGGACGGTGTTCTTGATCTAGTTGTTCCTTTCACTGAAGACGCTTCTTATGGTGCTCCTTTTGATCCAAGTCTGATGGTGTACCAGTGGAACTCATTAGATCCAACCTCTCCTACGTACCGCCAGGCAACTCCTTGGGTAGCTGCTGAAAACGATCCAAACTACTTCTTTGAGAACGCTGTTTCTGTGAACAACAGCATCATCTTAGACGGAGGAAACGAAAACGCCAATTTCAAACTGGGCTTCACCAGAAATGAGGACAAGGGTATTCTTCCTAACAGTAACCTGACCAAGAACATGGTCAACTTTGCGGCTGGTTATACTGTGTCTCCTAAATTGACTACCAATGCCTCTATTAACTTTTCCAAGATAAATGGCTTAGGTCGTTATGGAACTGGTTATAGCTCTTTCAACCCAATGCAACAGTTCAGACAATGGTGGCAAACCAACGTTGATGTGAAGGAGCAAAAAGAAGCGTATTTCCGTAACAGACAAAACGTTACCTGGAATACCCGTAGTGCTACAGATTTAAGACCTATCTATTCTGATAACCCATACTGGGTACGTTACGAGAACTATGAGAATGATGAGCGTTATCGTTATTTTGGTAATGTGTCTGCTACTTACAAGTTTGCCGATTGGTTTAATTTGATGGGTAGAATCACCTTAGATTCTTATGACGAAATACAGGAAGAAAGAAACGCAGTGGGTAGTACCGGTGTGGCTGCTTACTCTCGTTTCAACAGAACTGCCAGAGAGTTCAACTATGACCTGATCGCTAATTTCAACAAGATGGTCTCTGGGGGTGATATAAGCTTATCTGGTTTAGTAGGTGCTAACATTCGTAGAAACTATGAGAACTCCATCTTTGCTCAAACCAATGGTGGCCTGGTAGTTCCAAGATTATATTCTTTGTCTAACTCAGTGAGCCCACTCAACCCACCATCAGAAAATGAAGTGAGAGTTGGCGTTGATGGTATTTTTGCCAGTGCTACTGTTGGGTACAAAGAGACTTTGTTCTTAGACATAACTGGTAGAAGAGATAAGTCTACTACATTGTTGTCTCCAAACAATGTGTTCTATTATCCTTCAATTGCAACCAGCTACGTTTTCTCTGAAACGTTGAAAGAGACATTGCCTTGGTTAAGCTATGGTAAAGTTCGTTTGAACTATGCAGAAGTAGGTAACGATGCTCCGGCACTTTCTATCTATGATGTGTATGACAAGCCAGCTGGATGGGGTTCAATTCCATTGTTCTCTGTAGTTGGAACTAAAAACAACCAAAACCTGAAACCAGAAAGAACCAAGAGTATTGAGGCTGGTTTGGAAATGGCCTTCCTGCAAGGAAAAGTTGGTTTTGACTTAACAGTGTACAAAACCAATACTGTAGACCAAATCCTGCCAGTAAGTGTTTCTACTGCCACAGGTTACAACTCTACTTTTGTGAACTCTGGTGAGGTAGAAAACAAGGGTATTGAGGTTTCTGCCTTCGTTTCTCCAATTAAGACCGATGACTTCTCCTGGACCATGAATGTGAACTGGTCAAGAAACAGAAATGAAGTTCTCTCTCTGTATGAAGGTGTGCAAAACATCTCATTGTCAACATACCAGGGTGGTATGTCTTCCAACGCAACTGTAGGTCGTCCGTTTGGTATGCTGCGCGGTGCTGGTTTTGTGTACAAAGACGGTGAGAGAGTAGTGAATGAATCTGGGCATTACCTGCGTGCTCCTAACACTGAGATTGGTGACCCTAATGCCAACTGGAGAGGTGGTGTTTCTAACACCTTGAACTACAAAGGTGTTTCCCTGTACTTCCTGGTAGATGTTCGCCAAGGCGGAGATGTGTTCTCTCTGGATAACCACTACGGTTACGGTACAGGTCTTTATGAAGAAACTACCCGTAACAATGATTTAGGCAACCCATCGCGTAGCCCTATCTCAGAAGGTGGTGGTGTTATCTTACCAGGTGTGAAAGAAGATGGTACCCGTAATGACATCCGCGTAGAAAACGAGGAAGGTCTTTATGGCTACGTATTCATGCCACAAGAGTACCATGTCTATGATGCTAGCTTTGTGAAGTTAAGAGAAGTTTCACTGGGTTATACCTTACCTGCTGTATTGATGGCAAAATTGAAACCATTCTCATCAATTGATGTTTCTTTGGTTGGTAGAAACCTATGGATCATCCACAAAAACTTGCCTTATGCAGATCCTGAAGATGGATTAAGCTCTGGTAACTTAGGACAAGGATATATCTCAGGTTCTTATCCAAGCACGCGTAATCTTGGGTTCAACGTAAGATTCAAATTTTAA